CGCACGCACCGTTCGACCTCCCCGACCGCGTGCAGCGCATTTCCCGCGATGCCGATGACCAGGGCCTGGTCGCAGAGCTCGCCGCGTATGCGCTGCCGGTGGCCGGGGTCGGGTTCATCGCCGACCCGCCCCAGAAGCACCGGCGCAACTACGAGGGCGTGGCGCCGTCCACCCGTGGCCTGCGCGAGCTGATCGACGGCGCCAAGGAGGAAGTGCTGCTGCAGACGCCGTACCTCGTGCTTTCGCCGCCAGCGCAGGCCCAGTTCCGCGAGCTGCGCCTGCGCGATGCGCCGCCGCGGGTGGTGGTGTCGACCAACAGCCTGGCGGCGACCGATGCGTTCATCACCTATGCGCTGTCGTACAAATACAAGCGCCGCTTCCTGCGCGAGTTCGGCTTCGAGATCCACGAGTTCAAGCCGTTTCCGCAGGATGCGCCGATCGATGTCGAGGCCACCGGCACGGTCGACATCGCGTGGGACGCGAACGGCAACGCGGTGGTCGGCGGCCGCCGCGGCCGGGCGGCCGGCGTCGACGGCAGCCAGGGGGGCGGGGGGCGCGCGACGCGGCCGCTGGCGCGCGAATACTCGGCGTTGCGCTGGTCCGGATTCTCCGCCCACGAGCCGGTGCCGCTGGAACGCGGCGGCGTGCGCTTCGGCCTGCACGCCAAGTCGCTGGTGATCGACGAACGCATCGGCGTGGTGGGCACGCACAACTTCGACCCGCGCGGCGATACCTACAACACCGAGAGCGCGGTGGTGATCGAGGAGCCGGCGTTCGCGCGCACCCTGGCGGCCAGCATCCGCCGCGACATGCTCCCGGCCAACGCCTGGACCATCGCCCCGCGCGACAAGCCGCCGGTGTTCTCCGGGCTGGACTATTCGCTGGGCAAGGTGTCCGAGGCCCTGCCGGTGTTCGACCTGTGGCCGATCCGCTACGCCACCAGCTACGAGTTCCGGCCGAGTCCGGCCTGCCCGCAGCCGATCCCGCCCAGCGACCCGCGGTTCCGCGAGTGCTATGACCCGGTGGGGGACTTCCCGGGGGTGCAGATGGGCCTGAAGACGCTGATGACGCGGATCTTCACCGCCTTCGGCGCGGGGCTCGCGCCCATCCTCTGACCGTTCGTCGGTCGCCGTGGCGAAGTGACTTCCGGCCTATTGCAGGCTGCGCTAGGTGTTGTAGTCTACCAACACACCGAATCACAACCACACCGGAGCGCGCCATGAACGTCCAGACCCAGACCCAGTCCCACCACGTCGTCGACCGCAGCCAGCAGGTCCAGCGCCTGGCCGGTACCCGCCTCCCCACCCGTGACCGTGCCCGCGAGTTCGGCGTCGGCTACGGCAACAGCAGCGGCTACGCGTCCGCCCGCCGCTACCTGGCCAGCCAGGGCACGCCGCGCTTCCGCTGTGCCTGAACCGCGATTGACGCTGGCGCGCCTGCGGCCCTAGGCTGCGATCACCCTGTTCGCCGCCTGGGATCCGCCATGTCCATTTCGCTGACCATCGAGCTCAACGACCGCGATCTCGCGCACTTCACCAAGGCCATGGACGCCGCGCGCGCCGCCGCCGCGCACATGGCCCCGGAAGCGGTCGTGGCAGCGGCCGCCACGCTGCTTTCGACGTCGCAGGGCGTGCACGTGCCCGATTTCGTCCGCGAGCGCCTGCTGCGGCTCGACGACATGATCGCGATGGTCCGCGACGAGGGCTGGGCGCTCGGCGATGAGGACCGCCAGCGGGTGATGTCGGTGCTGGTGTACTTCGCCGACCCCAGGGACGTGATCCCCGACCACATCGAGGTGCTCGGCTTCCTCGACGACGCGATCATGATCGAACTCAGCGTCCGCGAGCTGCAGCACGAGCTCGACGCCTACGACGACTTCTGCGATTTCCGCGAGCACCAGGCGCACAAGCGCGGCATCGAGCCTTCGGCCGTGGGCCGCGCCGACTGGCTCGTAGGCCGTCGCGACGAGCTCGTGGAACGCATGCATGCGCGCCGGGAGCGCGATTTCGGCGTCGGTTACGGCGCGAGCAGCGGCTATCGCAGCCAGAGCAGCTACGTGCGCACCTGGCGCCCCAGCCTGTTCAAGCTGCGATGAGCCAGGCCCCCGCGGCGGACGCACCGGCCACGGTGTTCCGGCGCACGGCGGACCTCGCCACGCTCAATGCACTGTCCAGCGGCACGGCGATCGAGACGCTGGGCATCGTCTTCACTGAGATCGGCAGCGACCATCTGGTGGCGACGATGCCGGTCGATGCGCGCACGCTGCAGCCCTACGGGCTCCTGCACGGCGGCGCGTCGGTGCTGCTCGCGGAAACCCTCGGCAGCAGCGCCGGCAACCTCTGTGTCGGCGAGGGCGAAGTCTGCGTCGGCATCGAGATCAACGCCAACCACCTGCGCGGCGTGCGTGCGGGCCTGGTGACCGGCACGGCGCGGCCGCTGCACATCGGTCGCAGCACCCAGGTGTGGGAGATACGCATCGAGGATCCGCGTGGCCGCCTGGCCTGCGTGTCGCGCCTCACCCTGGCGGTGGTGGCAGCGAGCTGAAGGCTTCGCGGCGCCGCTACCCGCGCCTGTGGCCATCCGGTATCTTGCGCGCATGCGTTCCCCCATCGTCCACACCGCGCCCGCCGGTGGCCGCCTGCTGCGCGGCTGTCGCCTTGCCGTGCGCACGCCGCTGTTCCTCGGCCACATGCTGGTCCTCCTGCCGCTGACCATGTTGGTGGTCTGCCTGCCGCTTGCGCGCATCGACGTCGGCGGCGAGCCCCTCGGCCACCGCGTGATCCGTGCCTGGCAGGCCGGCCTGATGCGCGTGTTCGGCTTCCGCCTGCGGGGGATCGGCACGCCGTCGCCAGGCGCCACGATGTTCGTCGCCAACCATGTCAGCTGGATCGACATCAGCGCGCTGCACAGCCAGCGGATGATGGGCTTCGTGGCCAAGCGCGAGATCGCCGGCTGGCCGCTGATCGGCTGGCTGGCGAAGCAGGGCGAGACCATCTTCCACGAGCGCGGCAGCCAGGAGTCGCTCGGCGGCGTGCTGGACGCGATGCTGGCGCGGCTGCGCGGCGGGCACTCCGTCGGCGTGTTTCCGGAAGGCCGTACGCGTGATGGCCACGAGGTCGGCCCGTTCCATGCGCGCATCTTCCTCGCGGCGGTCGAGGCCGGCGTGCCGGTGCAGCCGGTCGCGCTGCGCTACGGCGCGGGCGGCAGCGCGCAGCACGCGGTCGCGTTCGCGCCGCGCGAAAACATGATGCAGAACCTGCTGCGCCTGCTGGGTGAGCCGGCGCGGGATGCCGACGTGATCTTCCTCGAGCCGATCGCACCGGGGGATGCCGAAGGCCGCGCGCGCATCGCCCGCATCGCGCGCGACCGCATCGACGACGCCATGCGCGGGACGTGAACGGCCCGTTCGCCAGCGACTACACACCGCCGCGCTGGTTGCGCAACGCGCACGTGCAGTCGGTGCTGGGATCCAGCCCGATGCGCCGCCGCCGCGGCCTGGTGGCGCTGGGCGCCACCGGCGCGCAGACCGACAGCATGATCATCGACGGCGGCGACGGCGTGCGCCTGCTTGGCCTGCACACCCGCATGCCCGGGGTCGAGCCACGCGGCATGGCGCTGCTGCTGCATGGCTGGGAGGGCAGTGCCGAGTCGAGCTACATCTGCCTGACCGCCGCGCATTTCCTGGCGCGCGGCTACGACGTGCTGCGGCTCAACTTCCGCGACCACGGCGATACCCATCACCTGAATCCCGACATCTTCCATTCCGCGCGCATCGACGAGGTGGTGCACGCCGCCACCGACGTGGCGCGACGCCTGCCGCGGCCGCGCATGGTGGCGGCAGGCTTCTCGCTGGGTGGCAACTTCGCCCTGCGCCTGGCGCTGCGCGCGCCTGCCGCCGGGCTGCGCCTCGATGCCGTGGCCGCGGTCTGCCCGGTGCTCGACCCGGCCGACACCATGCTGGCGATGGAGCGCGGCTTCCCGCTGTACATGCGCCACTTCGAGAACCGGTGGCGCAGCTCGCTGGCGCGCAAGCGCGAACTCTTCCCGGACCGCGTCGGCTTCGACCGCGACACCCTGCGGCTGCGCATGCGCGCGCTCACCGAGTGGCTGGTGCTGCGGCATACCGATTTCGGCAGCCTCGATGCCTACTTCGACCGCTACTCGATCGCCGGCGACAGGCTGGCGGCGCTGCAGGTGCCGGCGGAGATCCTGACCAGCGCGGATGACCCGGTGATCCCGGTCGCGGGTTTCCGCCAGGCCAGCCTGGCGCCGGACACGCGGCTCGAGATCGCGCGCTGGGGCGGGCACTGCGGCTTCCTGGAAGGCCCGCGCCTGGACGGTTATGCCGAGCGCTGGGTGGCCGCGCGTCTCGCGGCCCGGGATTGAGGGCGGGCTACAATCGCCGCTTTCGGGCGCCTGCGCCCGCAGCCGACGGATCCACCATGCAGCAAGAGATACTCGACGCGCTGGGGCGTGGCGACAACGACGCCGCGCTCGTGCAGGCCCGTGACCTGGTCGCGGCCACGCCCGACGATCCCCAGGCGCAGCGCATGCTGGCCCTGGCCCTGCGCGCCGCAGGAGACGTCGCAGGCGCGCGCGAGGCGATCGAACGCGCGCTGGCGCTGGCGCCGGACGACGCCAGCCTGCACCTCTACCATGCCGGGCTGCTGCTCGGCGGTCGCGACCTGGATGCCGCGCGGGCGGCGCTCGAGACCACCATCGGGCTCGATCCCAACAAGTTTTCGGCCTACATCATCCAGGCCCAGCTGGCGATCGCCCGCAACGACCTCGACGAGGCCGAGCGTCTGGTGCAACTTGCCGCGCGCGTGGCGCCGGACCATCCCACGCTGATGGCGGTGCAGGGCACGCTGCAGCTGCGCAGGGGCAACAGCAAGGAAGCGCTGGCGCTGCTGTCTTCGGCCGCGCGGCGCGTCCCCGACGACGTGCTGGTCAACCACGCCCTCGGCTTCGCTTACCTCGCCGAAGGACACCTGGCGTTCGCCGAGCAGGCGTTCCGCAACCTGATCGCGACATCGCCCGCCGCCCAGCGCATGCGCCCGTTGCTCGCCCAGATCGCGCTTCGCCAGGGCCGGCTGGACGATGCCGCCGCGGAGCTCGCGCCGCTGCTTGCCGATCCGGCGACCGCCACGCCCGGGCTGCGGCGCCTTGCCGGCGAGATCGAACTGGCCGCCGGCCGGGTCGAGCTGGCATTGCCGCACCTGCGCGTGGCGCTCGCGGCCATGCCCGGGGATCCCGCCACCCTGGCTGCGATCACCGCGGCCTGGCGGCGCAGCGGCGAAGTGGAGGATGCGCGGCAAACACTGGATGCACTGCTCGCGACATCGCCGGCCAGCGACGCGCTGTGGCGTGCACGCCTTGCCTTCGAGCCGGGCGGCCCGGGAGCCGACGCACTCGTCGCGCGCTGGCGCCAGCTTCGCCCGGGTTCGATTGCCGCGATGGAAGCCGAGATGCTGGGCCATGTGGCCGCGCGCCGTGTCAATCAGGTCGAAGCCTTGGCGCGGGAAATCCTTGCGCGCCAGCCCGGCCATCCGGGCGCCGAGATGAGCCTGATCGAGGTGATGCTCGATACCGCGCCGACCGGGGCCATCGAGCGCCTGGATGCGGCGATCGCCGCGCTGGCACCCGGCGCGGACAGCCGCATGCTGCGTGCCCGGCAGGCGCTCGCGCGCCACCGCGCCGGCGACAGCGCGGGCGCGCTGGCGCAATGGACCGAACTCCACGCCGAGTCGGCGGCGGAGCGTGTGCCGCTGCACGCGCACTCCGCGCCGCCCGCCGCGTGGCCGGAACAAGCGGCGCCGCGAGCCGATGCCCCGGCCATCACCTTCCTGTTCGGTGCGCCGGGCTCGCTTGTCGAGCGCCTCGCGCAACTGCTGGCGGCCGTGGTGCCGGACTTCCGCGACGACCGCTTCAGCTTCACCCCGCCGGACGACGTGTTCCAGAACCTGCCCGCGATCGCGGCGGTCGCGTCCGGCGAGCTCTCCGCCGACAAGGTCGTGGCGAGCTGGCGTTCGGCGCTGCCGTCGCGCCGCATCGACGGCGCGGTCATCGACTGGCTGCCGATCTGGGACAACGCCTACGCCGCCGTGATGCGCAGCGCGCTGCCCGAGGCGCGGCTGCTGGTGCCGCTTCGCGACCCGCGCGACATGCTGCTCGACTGGCTGGCGTTCGGTGCCCCCACGCACTTCCGCGTCACGTCGCCCGACGAGGCCGCGGAATGGCTCGCGCAGGCGCTTGGGCAGATCGCCACCCTGCACGAGCAGGACGTGGTGCCCCATCGCCTGCTGCGCCTCGACGACATCGTCGAAGACCCGGTCGCGGTCGCGGCGCAGCTCGGCGCGGCGCTGGACATCACCCTGCCGCCGCCGCCGGCGCATTTCTTCGGTGGGCGGCGCCTGGCCGCCGGGACATGGCGCGCGTATTCCGACCTGTTGGCCGACGCGTTCGCGCACCTGCATCCGGTTGCGCAGCGGCTCGGCTATCCGCTCGACTGATCCGGAGGATTCCATGCACATCGACAGCACAAGCTTCGCGCACGGCCAGGCCATCCCGGCGGAATTCGCGCTCGGCGCGCCGGGCGGCTTCGGCGGCAACCGCAATCCGCAGCTGTCGTGGCGCGACGCGCCGGCGGGCACGCGATCCTTCGCGCTGCTGTGCATCGACACCGACGTGCCCACCGACGCGTCGCTGGTCGGGGCGGACGGTGTCGAGATCCCGGTGGAGCACGCGCGTGGCGACTTCATCCACTGGGTGATGGTCGACATCCCGGCCGAAGTGCAGGCCATCGCCGCCGGCAGCTGCAGTGGCGGCGTGGATGCCCGCGGCAAGCGCGCGCCGGCCGGTCCCGCGGGTGCGCGCCAGGGGCTCAACGACTACACCGGCTGGTTCGCGGGCAACGCCGACATGGCCGGTGACTACTTCGGCTACGACGGCCCGTACCCGCCGGCCAACGACCTGCGCGAGCACCGCTACTTCTTCCGCGTGTTCGCGCTCGACGTGGCGCGCCTGCCGGTCGAAGACCGCTACACCGGCGGCGATGCGCTGCGCGCCATGCAGGGCCACGTGCTGGCCGAAGCCGCCACCTGGGGCAGCTACAGCCTGCACGCCGCGGCCTGATGCCGCGGCGCGCGGGGCGGCCTCAGTCGGCCGACGCCTGCTCCGACTCCACCACCATGTCCAGCACGTACGCGACCGCCGACGCATCCGCGGGCACGTCCTTGCGCGGGTAGCGGTCCAGGCGCAGCACGTTGCGGGTGCCCGGCTGGTGGTCGTAGCCCTCGATCTCCTGGTACAGCGGGCCCCAGTCGCCGGCGCCCGTGCGCAGGCCCGCGCCGTCGTACTGCAGCTCGCGGACCTGCAGGCAGCGATAGTCCGGCATCACCGGGTGGTGGCAGTCGACCCGCTCGGCGGCGACCTCGAGGAACACGCGCTCCGGCGCCACGCCGAAACGGGTCCGTGCCGTGGCGGCGCCGATGAAGACCAGCGTGTCGCCGGCGGCGTTGACCAGTTCCAGGCGCGGCGGATCACCGGCGACCAGGGTCACCGCGTGACCGCCCGCCAGGCGCGTGCCCGCCTCGCGCTCCATCGCCATCAGGGCGGCGTCGGCACAGGCCATCTGCGTGCTGACCAGCTGCCCGACCGTGAGGTGGACGCCATCGAACGTGGCCTCGCCGCCCATGCGGTTGCAGGTGTTGCCGATCGCGATCCGGCCGTCGGCGAAGTCGAGCTGCAGCGGCTTGTCGGGATTGGCGAACAGCGCCGCGATGCGGTCGCCGTCTGCGCTGGTCGCGGCGTCGAGGTGCCAGTGATGGGCCGCGAGTGCGTCGGCCTGGCCGGGCGCGGGCGTCGCGGCGTTGCCGACGGTTACGGGCGCGGCGGGCGGGGGCGCATCCTGGGGCGCGCGGGTGCAGGCGGCGAGCGCCAGCGGCAGGACAAGGATCAGCAGTGGCTTCATGGCGTGCTCCATGGACGTGGGTCGGTGTTCAACGCGCAGGCGCGCGGTGTGGGGTCGCGCCGCGGCCCTCAGTCCCCGCTGGGCAGCCACAGCAGCAGGGCCGCGCCCAGCAGGATGCGGTACACCGCGAAGCCGGTGAACCGGTGGTGCTCGATATAGCCGAGCAGCCACTTCACCACCAGGAATCCGGTCACCGTGGCGGCCGCGAAGGCGATGCCGACGTCGGCCCAGTTCTCGCCGCCGACCGCGCCGTCCTGCACGAGTTCCAGGAACGTGTAGGCGCTGGCCGCGAACATGGTCGGGATGCCGACCAGGAACACGAACTCGGCCGCCGCCGGGCGCCGGTTGAGCCCGAACAGCATGGCGATGAAGATCGCCGCCGCCGAGCGCGAGGTGCCGGGGAACACGCCCGCGACCACCTGCGCCAGGCCCACCAGGATGGCCACGGTCCAGGTCACGTCGATGCTCTCGGGGCGGCGTTCGGCCATGCGTTCCGCGACCAGCATCCACACGCCGCCGAGCACCAGCGCCCAGGCGATCGGGGTCACGGTCTCGGGCAGCTCCCAGCCCAGCAGGCGCACCGGCAGGCCGACGATCGCGGTGACCAGGAACGCGGTGGCGAGCTTCAGCGCGTAGTCGCGGTGGCGGGCCTCGCCAAGGCCGGTGGCCAGGGCCCAGATGCGCTCGCGGAACACCAGCGTGATCGCCAGGATCGCGCCGGCCTGGATGACGATGTTGAAGAAGTCCGAGCGCGCGCCCAGCCAGTACTGGGCGATCAGCAGGTGCCCGGTGCTCGAAATCGGCAGGAATTCGGTGAGGCCTTCAAGGATGCCCAGCAGCAGGGCGGCCAGCGGATCGGTCATCGGCGCGGAATTCCGTGAATGGGTGGCAGGGCGCGCGGACACAATGCGCGGCGCGGCGGCAGCATAGCGGAAGCGTTACGCACCAATCAGGTGCACGAAGCCGTGTTTATCGATCTGTCTTGGTGCAATGTGTCACCAGCCTTGGCTGGAATCCCATAAAATTCAATTGCTTGCGGGTTGGCACGCGGCTTGCGTCGATCAACCGGTCAGGGTCGCCCGCGACCCATCCCAATGCCCCAGGAGCCCGCCATGTCCCTCGAACACGTCGAAAAGCTGATCAAGGACCACAAGGTCGAATTCGTCGACCTGCGTTTCACCGACATGCGTGGCGTCCAGCACCACGTGACCTTCCCGACCTCGATCGTCGAGCCGGCGCTGTTCGAGGACGGCAAGATGTTCGACGGTTCCAGCATTGGTGGCTGGCGCGGCATCCACCAGTCCGACATGGTGCTGCTGCCCGACGGCAACAGCGCGTTCCTCGATCCGTTCACCGCCGATCCGACGCTGGTGATCACCTGTGACGTGCTCGACCCGACCACCATGCAGGCCTACAACCGCGACCCGCGCGGCATCGCGCGCCGCGCCGAGGCCTACCTCAAGTCCAGTGGCATCGCCGAACAGGCGTTCTTTGGCCCCGAGCCCGAGTTTTTCATCTTCGACTCGGTGCGCTACGCCAACGACATGGGCCACACCTTCTTCCACGTCGATTCGGAAGAGGCCGCGTGGAACTCGGGCCGCGAGTACGAGGGCGGCAACACCGGCTACCGCCCGGGCGTGAAGGGCGGCTATTTCCCGGTCGCGCCGCTCGACTCGCTGCACGACATCCGCGCCGAGATGTGCAAGACGCTCGAAGCCGTCGGCATCGAAGTGGAAGTGCACCACCATGAAGTCGCCAACGCCGGCCAGTGCGAGATCGGCACCAAGTTCAGCTCGCTGGTGCAGAAGGCCGACGAACTGCTGACCATGAAGTACATCGTCAAGAACGTGGCGCACCGCAACGGCAAGACCGCCACCTTCATGCCCAAGCCGCTGGTCGGCGACAACGGCAGCGGCATGCACGTGCACCAGTCGCTGGCCAAGGGCGGCGTGAACCTGTTCTCCGGCGACGGCTACGGCGGCCTGAGCCAGACCGCGCTGTGGTACATCGGCGGCGTGTTCAAGCACGCGCGCGCCATCAACGCGTTCGCCAACTCCAGCACCAACAGCTACAAGCGCCTGGTGCCGGGCTTCGAGGCGCCGGTGATGCTGGCCTACTCGGCGTCCAACCGTTCGGCGAGCTGCCGCATCCCGTTTGTGTCCAACCCGAAGGCGCGCCGCATCGAGTTCCGCTTCCCGGATCCGATGAATTCCGGCTACCTGATCTTCACCGCGCTGATGATGGCCGGCCTCGACGGCATCAAGAACCAGATCGACCCGGGTGGCCCGAGCGACAAGGATCTCTACGACCTGCCGCCGGAAGAAGCCAAGGGCATCCCGACCGTCTGCCATTCGCTCGATCAGGCGCTGGAAGCGCTCGACGCCGACCGCGAGTTCCTCAAGGCCGGCGGGGTGATGAGCGACGATTTCATCGACGCCTACATCGCGCTGAAGATGAAGGAAGTCACCGCGTTCCGCGCCGCGACCCATCCGCTCGAGTACCAGATGTACTACGCGATCTGACGATGGGGGCGTCGAGTGCGGGTGCCGGGTGCCAATGCCCTTGAGGGCTCATGTCCCCCGGCGCTGGCCTTGCGGCCAGCGCCTCCTCCTTGACTTCGCCCTCAAGGGCATTGGCACCCGGTACGCCGCAGCGCGCGGTGGTGTGAGGAGCAATGGCCACAGCCCGCAATCTGGCGGATGCTTTTCGTTACCCGCGGGCTGCGCGGAGCCCCGAAGTGGCCGGGAGGCCTTAGCGGGGAAGTCAAGGAGGAGGCATCCGCCGCAGGCGGATCCGGGGGACATGAGCCGCGAAGGCCTCCCGGCCACCACAGGGGCCCCGCACGGTTGCATTGCATCGCGATCACGGGTTCGATTGCCCCATGAAGAACATCAAACCTCTTGCGGCAGTCCTTTGCCTCGCACTGCTCGCCGGCTGCGCCCACCAGGCACCACGCAACCCGATGGCGACCTGGGTGCCGTCGCCCAACCACGATGCGCGCCGCCCGGTGATCATCGTGCTGCACTACACCGAGCAGCAGTCGGTCGAGCAGAGCCTGCACACGCTGCGCACGCACAACAGCGGTGGTCCGGTGAGTTCGCATTACCTGGTGGGCGACGACGGCGCGATCTACCAGCTGGTCGCCGACAGCCAGCGCGCCTGGCACGCCGGCGGCGGCAGCTGGGGCACCATCACCGACCTCAACTCGGCCTCGATCGGCATCGAGATCGACAACGACGGTGTCGAGGACTTCAGCGGCGCGCAGGTCGATGCACTGCTGCGCCTGCTCGACGACCTCACCACCCGGCTGCGCATCCCGCGCAGCCAGGTGATCGGCCATTCCGACCTGGCGCCGTCGCGCAAGATCGATCCCGGTACGCGCTTCCCGTGGCGGCGGCTGGCCGAGGCCGGCTTCGGCATCTGGCCGGCCGACGATGCGCCACCGGCGCCCGAAGGCTTCGACGCCCTGCAGGCGCTGCGCCTGCTCGGCTATCCGCTGGATGCACCGGAGGCGACGATCCGCGCGTTCCGCATGCGCTTCCGCGGCGATGCCGGCAACGTGCTGGATGCCGAGGACCACCGCATCCTGCACGCACTGACCCGGCCGGACGGTGCCGGCCTGCTGAAGCCTACTTCGCTGCAGTGAAGCGGATGCGGGTCGAGATCGCGACCTCGTCCGGGATGGTGGCGGTGTCGGCCCAGTCGCCGCCGCCCACGCCGAACGCCAGGCGCTTGACGACCGCATTGCCCGCCAGCAGCGGCTGCGCGCCCGGTGTCCAGGTAAAGGTGAGCGTCACCGGCTTGCTGACGCCGTGCAGGCTGAGCGTGCCATCGGCGGCGTAGCGGTTGCCGCCGAGGCTGCGGAAGCCGCTCGCGGTGTAGCGGGCCTGCGCGAAGCTGGCGATGTCGAAGAAGTCCTTGCTGGCGAGCGTGGAGTCGCGGTCGGCGTTGCCGGTGACCGCGCCCGCCAGCGGGATCAGCACGTCGAGCTTCGCGGCGGCAGGCGCGGCCGGGTCGAAGCTGAGCGTGGTGGTGAAGCCCGGAAACTGCCCGGTGAAGGTTTCGCCGTCGTATTCGCTGGCGAACGTCAGCGCCGAGCCGGCGGCCTGGACGTAGTCGGCGGCGGACGCGGGCGCGGCGATGGCGAGGGTCGCGGCAAGCGCGAGCGGGAGGAGCAGGTGGCTGGAACGCATGTCGATCTCCGGAAGAAAGTGCGGGCCGCGGCGCGGGTTGCGCCGCGGCGATGTCATTGGATGCGCGGCAGGTCGAACACGAGGACCTCGGCGCCGGTGCCGTGCGCGATCTCGACCCGCGGCTCGTCGGCGTACAGCAGCGCATCGCCGGCCTCGAGCGCATGGCCATTGACCGTCACCGCGCCGCGCACCACGTGCACGTACGCCAGCCGTCCCGGGGCGATCTCCTGCATCGCCGACTCGTCGCCATCGAACAGGCCTGCGGACATCGTCGCATCCTGATGCAGGGTCACTGAACCGTCGCGCCCGTCCGGACTGGCGACCAGCCGCAGGCGGCCGCGCTTGTCGACATCGGGGAACGCCTTCTGCTCGTAGCCGGGCGCGATGCCGCGCTTCGACGGAATGATCCAGATCTGCAGGAAGTGCGTGGTCCGCTCGCGCTCGTGGTTGTACTCCGAGTGGGCGACGCCGGTGCCGGCGCTCATCCGCTGCACTTCGCCGGGCACGATGGTGCCGTCGTTGCCCATGGAGTCCTTGTGCGCCAGCGCGCCATCGAGGACGTAGCTGATGATCTCCATGTCCTGGTGCGAATGCGTGCCGAAGCCCTGGCCGGCCTGGATGCGGTCCTCGTTGATGACCCGCAGGGGGCCCCAGTGGACGTGCTCGGGATCGGAGTAGCCTGCAAAAGAGAAGCTGTGCCAGGAATCGAGCCAGCCGTGATTGGCGTGGCCGCGGGCCTTGGCCGGGCGAAGGGTGATCATGGGTTGCCTCCAATGTCGGGCGTCGGTCGGTTCGCCGCGCTGGGAGGAAGTCTGATTGCTTTCAAAATCAGGATAAATATCGATTAAACAAACTTATGCATATAAAAATAGAACAATCGGCCGAATTCCGAGGTTGCCTGCTTGCTGGCTGCCTCGACGTCTATTGTTCTGTATTTGTGATGATTAATGTCTTTCATGGCTGTATACAGAGTTTGTCAGAACGATAGACTCCCCCGGCTGCAGCAGCGGACGTGGAGCGCACGGCGTTCCCATTTCCGTCATCGCACTCGATCATCATCCAACCAGATTCCCCGGAGACACAGACATGACCAGCACCTTCAACCGCATCCTCCTCGCCGGCGCGCTGTCGCTGGCCACCGCCAGCGTTTTCGCCGCGCCGCTCAGCTACAAGATGGACCCGGCGCATACCGACGTGATCGCGCAGTGGAGCCACTTCGGCTATTCCAACCCGATCGCCCATTTCGGCAGCGTCGACGGCACCATCGTGTATGACGCCGAGAACATCGCCGCGTCCAGCGTCGAAGTGACCCTGCCGATGAGCGGCATGTCCTCGCACGTGGCCAAGTTCGACGAGCACCTGCGCAGCGCCGAGCTGTTCGACGTCGCCAACTTCCCGGAAGCCACCTTCAAGAGCACCAAGGTCGAGTCCGCCGGCGAAGGCAAGCTCACCATCACCGGTGACCTGACCATCAAGGGCGTGACCAAGCCGGTCGTGCTGGCCGCCACCATCAACAAGGTGGCCGACCATCCGATGAGCAAGCAGCCGACCGCGG
This Luteimonas sp. MC1572 DNA region includes the following protein-coding sequences:
- a CDS encoding META and DUF4377 domain-containing protein, which produces MKPLLILVLPLALAACTRAPQDAPPPAAPVTVGNAATPAPGQADALAAHHWHLDAATSADGDRIAALFANPDKPLQLDFADGRIAIGNTCNRMGGEATFDGVHLTVGQLVSTQMACADAALMAMEREAGTRLAGGHAVTLVAGDPPRLELVNAAGDTLVFIGAATARTRFGVAPERVFLEVAAERVDCHHPVMPDYRCLQVRELQYDGAGLRTGAGDWGPLYQEIEGYDHQPGTRNVLRLDRYPRKDVPADASAVAYVLDMVVESEQASAD
- a CDS encoding tetratricopeptide repeat protein; protein product: MQQEILDALGRGDNDAALVQARDLVAATPDDPQAQRMLALALRAAGDVAGAREAIERALALAPDDASLHLYHAGLLLGGRDLDAARAALETTIGLDPNKFSAYIIQAQLAIARNDLDEAERLVQLAARVAPDHPTLMAVQGTLQLRRGNSKEALALLSSAARRVPDDVLVNHALGFAYLAEGHLAFAEQAFRNLIATSPAAQRMRPLLAQIALRQGRLDDAAAELAPLLADPATATPGLRRLAGEIELAAGRVELALPHLRVALAAMPGDPATLAAITAAWRRSGEVEDARQTLDALLATSPASDALWRARLAFEPGGPGADALVARWRQLRPGSIAAMEAEMLGHVAARRVNQVEALAREILARQPGHPGAEMSLIEVMLDTAPTGAIERLDAAIAALAPGADSRMLRARQALARHRAGDSAGALAQWTELHAESAAERVPLHAHSAPPAAWPEQAAPRADAPAITFLFGAPGSLVERLAQLLAAVVPDFRDDRFSFTPPDDVFQNLPAIAAVASGELSADKVVASWRSALPSRRIDGAVIDWLPIWDNAYAAVMRSALPEARLLVPLRDPRDMLLDWLAFGAPTHFRVTSPDEAAEWLAQALGQIATLHEQDVVPHRLLRLDDIVEDPVAVAAQLGAALDITLPPPPAHFFGGRRLAAGTWRAYSDLLADAFAHLHPVAQRLGYPLD
- a CDS encoding YbhB/YbcL family Raf kinase inhibitor-like protein, which encodes MHIDSTSFAHGQAIPAEFALGAPGGFGGNRNPQLSWRDAPAGTRSFALLCIDTDVPTDASLVGADGVEIPVEHARGDFIHWVMVDIPAEVQAIAAGSCSGGVDARGKRAPAGPAGARQGLNDYTGWFAGNADMAGDYFGYDGPYPPANDLREHRYFFRVFALDVARLPVEDRYTGGDALRAMQGHVLAEAATWGSYSLHAAA
- a CDS encoding undecaprenyl-diphosphate phosphatase — translated: MTDPLAALLLGILEGLTEFLPISSTGHLLIAQYWLGARSDFFNIVIQAGAILAITLVFRERIWALATGLGEARHRDYALKLATAFLVTAIVGLPVRLLGWELPETVTPIAWALVLGGVWMLVAERMAERRPESIDVTWTVAILVGLAQVVAGVFPGTSRSAAAIFIAMLFGLNRRPAAAEFVFLVGIPTMFAASAYTFLELVQDGAVGGENWADVGIAFAAATVTGFLVVKWLLGYIEHHRFTGFAVYRILLGAALLLWLPSGD
- the glnA gene encoding type I glutamate--ammonia ligase yields the protein MSLEHVEKLIKDHKVEFVDLRFTDMRGVQHHVTFPTSIVEPALFEDGKMFDGSSIGGWRGIHQSDMVLLPDGNSAFLDPFTADPTLVITCDVLDPTTMQAYNRDPRGIARRAEAYLKSSGIAEQAFFGPEPEFFIFDSVRYANDMGHTFFHVDSEEAAWNSGREYEGGNTGYRPGVKGGYFPVAPLDSLHDIRAEMCKTLEAVGIEVEVHHHEVANAGQCEIGTKFSSLVQKADELLTMKYIVKNVAHRNGKTATFMPKPLVGDNGSGMHVHQSLAKGGVNLFSGDGYGGLSQTALWYIGGVFKHARAINAFANSSTNSYKRLVPGFEAPVMLAYSASNRSASCRIPFVSNPKARRIEFRFPDPMNSGYLIFTALMMAGLDGIKNQIDPGGPSDKDLYDLPPEEAKGIPTVCHSLDQALEALDADREFLKAGGVMSDDFIDAYIALKMKEVTAFRAATHPLEYQMYYAI